In Zea mays cultivar B73 chromosome 7, Zm-B73-REFERENCE-NAM-5.0, whole genome shotgun sequence, the following proteins share a genomic window:
- the LOC103631929 gene encoding MADS-box transcription factor 31, translated as MGRGKVELKKIENPTNRQVTFSKRRMGLFKKANELAILCDAQIGVIIFSGSGRMYEYSSPPWRIASVFDRYLKAPSTRFEEMDIQQKIVQEMTRMKDERNRLRMIMAQYMAEDLASFSAQDLSNLEQQIEFSLYKVRLRKQELLDQQLLEIRQREMHMPAEQSGYLCLMNPAAAIASGQHQQAGEMVGINPRPFPWWDVGASGSGSQSQQLLLHDRDATESSMTALGLSPQMHGYRLQPRQPNLQQDADIHGWLW; from the exons ATGGGGCGTGGAAAAGTAGAGCTGAAGAAGATTGAGAATCCAACAAACCGCCAAGTTACCTTCTCCAAGAGGCGGATGGGGTTGTTCAAGAAGGCAAACGAGCTAGCCATTCTTTGTGATGCGCAAATCGGAGTCATCATATTCTCTGGCAGTGGCAGGATGTACGAGTACTCCAGCCCTCCATGGAG AATAGCAAGCGTCTTTGACAGGTACCTGAAAGCCCCTAGCACCCGTTTCGAGGAGATGGACATCCAGCAG AAAATCGTCCAAGAGATGACTAGGATGAAAGATGAGAGGAACAGGCTGAGGATGATCATGGCGCAGTACATGGCGGAGGACCTGGCCTCGTTCTCCGCGCAGGATCTGAGCAACCTTGAGCAGCAGATCGAGTTCTCGCTGTACAAAGTTCGCCTCAGGAAG CAAGAGCTACTCGATCAGCAGCTGCTCGAGATCCGCCAAAGG GAGATGCACATGCCAGCAGAGCAGAGCGGCTACCTGTGCCTCATG AACCCGGCTGCGGCTATTGCTAGCGGGCAGCACCAGCAGGCTGGCGAGATGGTGGGAATTAACCCGAGGCCGTTCCCGTGGTGGGACGTGGGAGCCAGTGGCAGTGGCAGCCAGAGCCAGCAGCTGCTGCTGCACGACCGGGACGCCACGGAGTCGTCGATGACGGCGCTGGGGCTGTCGCCGCAGATGCACGGGTACAGGCTCCAGCCGCGGCAGCCCAACCTGCAGCAGGACGCGGACATTCATGGCTGGCTGTGGTAA